CAGCGTTTGGGCAACGGCAAAGAAGTGGCTTGACGCTATTCCGAGTCAACCGACGCGGTCCAAGGCGGATAAGACCCTGCTCCGCGAACAGTTTCACTTCTTGACCGGCCAGTTGCTTCTCAATGACGACAAACTGGAACCTTTGGTACAATTCCCTCATCTCACCGGTCCCCCCTAAGCTAAGGATCCATCCTCCAGGTGCTCGGACATGGCGATCTCTTGTGCGGCAACATCATCGTCCAGGATCTGACCGAATCCACTGAGGCTGCATCTGTCCGATTTATCGACTATGAGTAAGTGATACATCCCATTTCCACATCTCGCAGTGCATTGCTGAGCGCCTGTGGCGTCTGCCAGACATGCCACCTACTTCCCAAGGGCATTCGAGCTGGCCAACCACTTTGCAGAATGGACAGGCTTCGAATGCGACTATACTCTCCTGCCGACAAGGTCAACCAGGCGAGATTTCATCCATGAATATCTCGCCGAAGTCGATCGGCTGCGGCAAGACCGGGATCCTGCACATATCCCGTCCGTTAGCGAAGCCCAAGTGGATCATCTAATGGCCCAGGTGGACTCTTTTCGAGGATTCCCCGGCTTCTACTGGTGAGTTTCTCTCCGAACATGGAATATCTGCCGAGATCTGAAGATCGGGCTGACCCGCCCGACAAGGGGTCTCTGCGCCCTCATCCAGGCTGAGACATCGACCGGGGCTATCGACTTTGACTATGCCGGATATGCCGAGAAGCGGCTCGCAGAGTATTGGGACTGGCGCAGGATGCATGACGGAAATGTTGACGCAGATGAGGGCATTTCGCTGAGGGAGGAGAGATGGGCAGCTGCTTGAAATGGTGGCCAGATGACTCCCACGGCCCTCCCTCTGCTGAGAAGACTCACTCTAGAATTAGCCACTGTAGCTCAACATGTTTCATTGGATGCTAAGCGATCCCGCCCCTTTGCCCGTGTCTTGACCAAGCCAAAGGGGGGAAGAATCCCAAGCCCTCGGCTGTCGCGCTTTGCCTCTTCAGGGCTGCCAACCTGTCTTGGGGCCCTCCTGGCTTACGCCAACTGAGACAGACCGCCTCTGCTGCATTCCCTTTCTGGGTCAGTCGGGGCCCGCATAATGTTGCACGTACTGGATCGACTTGGCAGAGAGATCGGTCAACTGCCGGCCGTTACTCCGGTCCCGTGGAGGGTCTGGATGCTTAAATATGGAAAAGTTTTGGACTCCCTAGCGTGCGTTGCCCTTCACTTTGCGGTCAAGGTCTTTTCCCTTTACAATTTGCAATCGTTTACCGGCACGGCCCgatcctctccttctcatTCCTTGATCCTGGCCCTCTTGGACTCTTGATCACGATGGGGCCGTGGAACCTTGCAACGGGTTTCTTCTCGAGCATAGGAGCTGGTGCCCTCTGGAGGTCTAGCCGAGACCTCAAGATCCTGATCTTGCTCCGCTTTGTGAGGCTGCTCGGCTATGGAGGCACAACCTTTGTGCTCGCGTTGTACCTCAACGCCTTGGGCTTTGAGGACACGCAGATTGGGCTGTTTATGACTCTCACGCTTGTGGGTGATCTCGCCATCAGTTTTGTGCTCACGTATATTGGCGATCGCATGGGCGTGAGAGTCACTGCCGCCATTGGCGCAATGTTGATGTGTGCCGGCGGAGGAGCTTTTGTCTTTTTGGACAACTTCTGGCTGTTACTCCTGGCCAGTATTGTTGCAGTTATCAATCCAAGGTAAGTTTTATACACCCATTTTTTAAGAAACAAGCTGACGAGAGCAGTGCAAACGAGATTGACCCCTTCAAAGCCGTTGAAGAGTCCGCCATCGCCCGCCTCAGCACACCAGAAACATGCAACGACATGTTTGCCTGGTGGTCCATGCTAGGCATGTTTGGCACCGCCGCCAGCAACCTCCTCACCGGCTGGGTTATCGACGCCCTGGAAGTCTCGGGCGTGGAAAAGATTGACTGCCACCGCATCATATTTCTTGGATACGCTGGCATCGGCCTCGTCAAGTTGTTTTGCTCTCTGCTGCTTAGCTCCGAGGTTGAGCACGTAGCGATCGAGAAAGAGAGCTGTTCATCCCCGGCCTCAAGTCAGTatgagggcgacgacgaggagcagAGTGAAAGGGAACCTCTTCTCGGCGAAAATACCCCTGATTATGGCGCTGCTAGCTCCAGGACCGTATATCCTGGTAGCACGGCTTCTCAGGAGAAGCGCATGTTTACGCCTTCATCCTTTAGCTTCATCTGGAAACTCTCAGTCGCCATGGCGTTTGACTTTGTCGGTTCGGGCCTCGCGCAGATCTCTTGGATGACTTACTTCTTCAAACGAGAGTATGATATACCCGAGGGAGCCCTGGGCTCTGCGACCTTCACTGCCGGCATCATCTCATCGGTGCTCAACCTGGCTTCATCACCGCTTTCCAGAGCCATCGGACAAGTACAGACGATGGTGCTCTGCCACACTATCAACTCCATTTCGTTACTCATGGTTTCCGTCCCCGGGAACAAGTACGTTGCCCTGGTCATTTTCATTTTCCGCATTGTCACGCGGGAGATCGATAATGCTCCTCGACAATCCTTTATATCAGCTGGGGTTCTCGATCACGAGCGTACGTCAGCTATGGGCGtcatcaacatcgtcaaGACGGTCGGTAGCTGTTTAGGTCTATACGTGACGGGCTTGTTTGCGGGCCTGGACCAGTTCTGGTTGGCTTTTATCGTGGCTGGTGCTCTCAAACTTGTGTATAATGTCTTGATACTAGTGTTTTTCTGGGGGAGACGGTAAGACTTGGGTTATAATGGGAAGAAGGTTAAGGAACCTTTGGAGGATAGGCGGAGCTCACAAATCGATGCTCGAATCTACACATAGACGGAAAGGCACGCTCCATTGATTAGGAACACAGCTTTCCCTTCAATAGCTGAGCCAGCAGATCACAAAAAATCCTGTTGTTATAATGAACGCTATTAACACCCTCGAATTTGTTGAATTGCCATATCAGTGTGTATCTCGACTTTCATGGGGACCTGGCTGTCACTGCTTCACCCTCGCTGTTGGGTGAGCTTAGCCCGTTCAGATCCTCCGAACTTAAACAATCGGGGAAACCTGATGCCTGGCTAGCAGGAGCTGTAAGCCAGTATCGTCCTTGTAGCGTTGTAGCGCGATAGCTTTCCACTCATTCCATTCCAAACCCTTGTCCACGCCCACAGCTTCTCGAAGCCCTCGGAAGAGGCCTAGGAATCCGTCCCAGTCCGCAAGATTATATCCGCAGCAGAAAGCGAACCTATATCACAAGCCATAAAACCAGTGCCCTCTCGACATCCAACATACTCGGCGACGATGTCTGGACCCTTCATAATCGATGTTTCCTCCCATAGGTGTTTATCTTACCCACACCATCCCCCATCTCCCATCCCGGTCCGTACGCCTCCATCCAACGTTGCCAGAGCTTGATGTGACCTCTGTGAACTCGACCAGCCCTCTCGAATTTGCTCATGTCCATCCAGTAAAACATCTCAATCTTCCTGTTATGGTTCAGGTTGACTGGGCCTGTATCCTTGAATATTCCGCAGTCTGAGACGTGACCCATCCGCACATCGAAAAGCCCGTTGGTCGTGGTATCTTTGCCCAAGTGTTCCATCCATCCGGTGACGAGCTCATCAAACTCTTCAAACCACAAATCTTTCTCCCTTGCTGACATGCGTGTATGGTCTTGACCTTCGACGAGGAAACAGATGTTGTCTGGCAAGCCGGTGACGAGTGTTCTTCCAAGACGGATATCTGATGTCTCTGGGACTCGTGAAGGTATATCCTCAAGCGAAGAGGCAAGTTTGTCACCCAAACTGACATCAGGTATACGATGACGAACACAGCCCCAATATCCGATCTTGTCACTGAACGGCTCCATATCTCCAAGACCATTCAATCCATTCTTCAACCCAGCAGTGCATGCGTTCTGCACTCTGCTGGGCGAGACGGTGAGGACTTCTCGCCACATGCCTGCGTCTTCTGGGAGGCCGTCCCAAAACTCTTTGACGGCAGGCTTGGGCCACCATTCTTTGTGAGAATCTGGCCACCAGTATGAAAGCCAGATCTGAGTGGCAAATCCATCGTTGCCAGGAACAGTGATGCGATCAAGGTGAGCTTGCCCAGAGATGAGCTCGTCGAACTTTTGAATGAGATCCAGCTGCCGGCCTGAGGGACTCTCACCTTGGTACTGGATTCCGTATATTCCGTAGAGAGATATATCTCCAGGCTTGAAGCTTGCTCGGTAAaacatgatgatgaggctAGTAGCTTCTCACGAGCAGAGTATTTTGGTCAAGCGTAGTGAAAAAATGTCATTAGCTGAAAATGGGGGCGGGAAAAAGTGGCATATTTATAGACTAACTACGGAGTAAAAGCCATGTGTAAAGCTGCCTTTGTACAACAATGACAGCATGCTGGCCTCAAGCTGTGTACCATCAAGCATCAGGTTGATAGGCACACGTGGAACCTCACACAAGCTGTTCAGCCCCTTGAACGCACCAATGCCACAAGTTGAGATTTTGCTTATCTGCCGAGATCAGCTACGGAATCGGAATCACCTTACCCACGAAAGCTTATTCCGATTATAGATTGACATGACACTAAACTGAATCTCTTGTATCTATCCTCTGGCACGTGGTGAGCGGCAACGATAGCTGCATTGATAGGTGCATTACCTGATAGACTGGTCGTCGGGTCCGGGACAAGCCAGGGTCGCAAAGCTTATTTTGAGACTAAAATGACTAAGTTGACCTTATCTTTGATAGTGATTGGAGTTGGGTCATCGGAATGAGATAAGACACGTTGATTCCGAGATCTACGACTCTGGCAAATTGTGAGGTAAATAGGTGTCACGACAGCTAAGAGAGGGGGTGATTCAATATAAAAACGGTAAATACAGCCGACAATTGCTCAACATACGATCAAAATCACGATTCCTAATTGTCCAGAAACACCTACACAATGTTATCCCCTATCAAAGTAGCCGCTACCCAGGCCGAGCCATGCTGGAACGACTTGAAAGGCAGCGTTGCCAAAACGACACGGCTGATACAAGAGGCTGCGGGTAATGGTGCCAAGGTCATTGGCTTTCCTGGGATTTTCATCTCAGGATACCCATGGCGAGTTGATCTGCCGAACTTGGCCGAactttaactaattaaaatatgCCTAGGACAATTTGGGCCAACTCACCTGTTAGCAATGCTGGCTTCATGAACGAATATTTTCATAATTCCCTTGAAAAGGAGTCTGAAGAAATGGAAGAGATCAAAACCGCCGTTCGTGAAGCGGGCGTCTTGTGCTCGGCTATAGTGAAAGATATAAGGGATCACTCTACATTTCTCAGGTAAGCCAAACAATCCGAGTATGCTACTGCAAGTCGAGACACTAACTTTGCTATAGTCCTTCATTGATGAGACCGGCACTATTGTTGGCCATCGACGGAAAATCAAGCCAACCCACGTGGAGAGGGCATACTGGGGCGACGGCCAAGCAGAGTCCATCAAAGCTGTCGTGCCTTCATCCTTTGGTAACATTGGCGGTTTGAACTGTTGGGAGCACACTCAGCCTCTACTACGCTACTATCAGTACTCTCAAAATCTGGATATCCAGGTGTTCAGCTGGCCCTTGTGCTGGGATCCTCTCGAGGGTCAACCGTGGCCATATCATTTGACCCCTCCGGCCTGCAACAGGTTTTCCCaggtgatggcgatggaagGAGCCTGCTTCGTCCTTGTCTGCTCGCAAGTCCTAACGGAAGCCGGAAAGCTCGCACAAGGCTGGAAAACTTCTAATATGCTCGATGCCCTGGTGGTGGTTTCAGGATGATCTATGGGCCTGACGGCTCTGAACTTTGCAAAGCTCTGCAGCCAGGAGAAGAGGGTATTCTGTACGCCGATGTTGATCTGGAGATGCGAGCCATGATGCAGCAGAATCTCGACTTGGTGGGGCATTACTCGCGGCCGGACTTGCTGACTCTCCGGGTGCAGACCGAGGCTGCTGTTCCGGTTGAACGGAAAGAGCGATCACAGTGAGCGTTGCTCGTTTTAGTTGAGGGATGAACAGAACTATTTAATGCATGATTTTGAGGTCTGCTGCTATCAGAAGCTCAACAAGATTACCTAGAAGAGTGCAAAGCTCTCTTAGTTCTAAAGTATCTCGGTCAAGCCGGTGAATAATGACGGATCAGGGTATGCCCATGTGCTGTTCGTGGTATCTAGATCAAATAGACCGATAGGAATGTTGGCCTTATTGAAGGGTTGTTTATTTTAGGTTGGTCCAAATCTATCTCTTCAAAGCCAGAAGGTTGAACGAGTGTCGTTGTTTTGGCTGCTAGACAAGTACCGGGCACTTGTTGCGCATCTCCGCCGCTGGTATTTGCCGAATCTTCCTTTTCGGTGGCATTGCGAATATTTCTACACGATCGGAACTCATTTGTAGACTTTCATATGCTTTGCAGTTATCCCTCAACCTTTTCGTCATCAACGATTCTGTCGCTAGCCGATGAATCAGCTGTGTTGCCGTAACAACATCCCCCAGACAAGATTTACTTTCATCAGACCCTGCGTAAGAAGTTTCAAGGAGTAGATACGACATAGCGGTCTCCGTGGAATGGTTAAATGTCTTGTGTTGCACATGATAGATGTCGGTTTCTCTTGCTAGCGCCGCCAAGACTTGGATCGAGTCTCGGGCAACCTGGACGGAAAAGTATAGGTATCAAGACggttatataaataaagtaatatatagataataaagaaatttacATATGTTTATACTCAACGCAGTCTCAAGCCTGGTTTCCAGTCTCTCATGTTCTTGTTCCATCACTGCATTTGACTTATGCAACTCTCCTGTCTCTCCCACCCATCGAGAGAATCCTTGGGGTTATCTTGTCCTACTGCGGAGTCTCCGTTCATCGAATACTCCGTCATACTCTCAGGGGCCTCGTGGAAAACCGTTGAGTCCGAGCCCGCAATACTTTCAGAATCAGAATAGGACTCAGTGTCCGTGCCTCTTTCAACGATGTTGCTCGCTTCGAGAAGTTTTTGGCGTGAGCTCGGTTGGGCCTGCACTGGATCTTCCGCGGATGTGTGAGACTCTTCCACGATGGAGGATGGTAACGGGTCGAGGGAGGCCCCAGAAGACGGTGAAGGGACGTTTCGAATTGCCTCGATTGGGATTCTGCGGAGGCGCGGAGGCTCATATGGGTGTGAGATATGGTCTGGCTCTTCATGCTGAAACCGTCCACGATCATAAACAGCCGCCGCGTCGCCGTAATGACGCTTCCCGCCATGAAAACCAGAGCAGTCATCACTTTCCGGTGTTTGTCTCCTGGTCGGGTAGTATGGGGGATGTCCTTGACCAAATGGCGTCATGTGCCTAGGAGCATACCGGTTTGGCTCCATGTTGAGTCGATCCACGACGGCTTCAGTTACATGATCGACAAGAGCTTGGAACGGTAGTTTGCCATGATTCCGATAATCGTCTTCCATGTATCTTCCGCCATGTCGCCGTGGAGGATGTTGAAAGGATTGGTAGCCCGGCATGAAACCCCAGTCGTCGGAAGTGTACCCGAGATGGTCTGTCATgtcctcttcgtcttcaaCACTGTCACAGGCCCTCCTTGGCGCGTCAGGaacagcaggaggaggctctgCACAATCCATTTGGCTGCCACCCTGTGATGATGAGCTTTGTGATCGAGAGCAAGTGGTATCAGGAACCGAGGTGCACTCCGCTTGGTGAGGAGGCGATGGTGACCGAGGCTTTGACCTTGGCTCTGATACAAAGGAAGAGACATGGTCGCTCTCTTCTCTTGGCGGAGAGACGACGAGGCTTTGTCTCAAATGGGATTTGATGGAGGTTTGTACCGCGGTCAGCATCAAGTCCTTGTCCATCTCAGTGTCCTGAAGAAACTTTTCTTTTGACAGAGAGAGAGCCTCTTCCAATTTCTCCAGCATCAGATCCATGGCTTTTCTTTCAAACTTTTGGGTCaatctctccctctcttctcgttccgccatctcggcctctcGCTCAGCCTCCAACTCGGCCCTAACTTCCGTCTTGATCTGTCTCCTTAGTTCATTCAGTTGTCGCTGCTCCTCTCGTTCTGCGTGCCGTTCCTTTTCGAACTTGATTAAGGCGTCCTGCTCACCCTGCAGTCTTGCCTGCTCAATTTCTTCCGACACTTTTTGTCGCGTTCTTTCCAGCTGCTCCTTCGCTTGTTGGATTTCAGCTTTGGATGCCTCGCGGACACCATTTTCGAACCGTTCCCTTTCCTCCCTGAccctcctctcttcttctctggcTCTCAACTCAGCAAGCTCAGCTTCCAGTCTGGTGATATTGGCATCGGTTCTTGGGGTTGGTGTTGGAACCTCTGTAGGggggggtggtggtggagtgAGGTGGTGAAAATGACCAGACTGAGCAAAGGATTGTGAACCTGCTGGATACGAACCATGCATTCCTGGATTGTAAGATGCTGGGTTTGCACTGCTGGCCATCCGTTGGCGTCCGTAAGCGCCGTATGAGTTAACCCTGCGCGGAGAAAAGTCCTCTCCCTCGAGGCCTGTAGCTGCGTAGGGTATCCTGTGATCTGGGTAGAGATTGGGAGGATGTTCTTGAATCCTCTCTTGCCGGGGCTGAAAAGGCTGTGAAGAGCGGGATCCGCGCTGTGGCTCATGGAGTCGGTTGTGTCTATT
The window above is part of the Fusarium falciforme chromosome 3, complete sequence genome. Proteins encoded here:
- a CDS encoding Nitrilase produces the protein MLSPIKVAATQAEPCWNDLKGSVAKTTRLIQEAAGNGAKVIGFPGIFISGYPWTIWANSPVSNAGFMNEYFHNSLEKESEEMEEIKTASFIDETGTIVGHRRKIKPTHVERAYWGDGQAESIKAVVPSSFGNIGGLNCWEHTQPLLRYYQYSQNLDIQVFSWPLCWDPLEGQPWPYHLTPPACNRFSQVMAMEGACFVLVCSQVLTEAGKLAQGWKTSNMLDALVVVSG